In Dehalogenimonas etheniformans, one genomic interval encodes:
- a CDS encoding 2-isopropylmalate synthase, with product MNKLIIFDTTLRDGEQAAGASLNIQEKLEIARALESLGVDVIEAGFPISSPGDFEAVKKIASDVKGCSICGLARANPKDIDRAWEALQMAADPRIHVFISASDVHMVHQLKKSRTEVLNLAKDMVAHARTYLSNIEFSPMDASRSDPQFLYELLQAVIEAGATTLNIPDTVGYAMPGEFGGLIEGIIKNVPSIDKAVISVHCHDDLGLSVANSLEAVRRGARQVECTVNGIGERAGNAALEEVIMAIRTRPDYYDVTTSINTELIYPTSRLVSQRTGFSVQPNKAVVGGNAFRHQSGIHQDGVIKMPKTYEIMDPRTVGVPASSLVLGKSSGRHAFKERLAELGYNLSEADFDRAFAAFKELADKKKEVADRDIESLVAEEQRTLVEAFHLDRLQVTCGDCGLPTAAVRLIDPNGKVLEDAALGTGPVDAVYKAINRLVGVPNRLTEFSVTSITAGIDAIGEVFIRIDSEGVSYSGRGADTDIVVSSAKAYMNALNRLLAVRKNGQGKSFMPQDYHA from the coding sequence ATCCCTCAACATTCAGGAAAAGCTCGAGATAGCGCGTGCCCTGGAATCCCTGGGCGTCGATGTCATCGAAGCCGGATTCCCGATCAGCTCACCAGGAGATTTCGAGGCGGTCAAAAAGATTGCTTCGGACGTCAAGGGCTGCTCGATTTGCGGTTTAGCGCGCGCCAACCCCAAAGATATCGATCGTGCTTGGGAAGCCCTGCAGATGGCGGCCGACCCCCGCATCCATGTCTTTATCTCCGCATCTGATGTGCATATGGTGCACCAACTGAAGAAAAGCAGAACCGAGGTCCTGAACCTGGCTAAGGATATGGTGGCTCACGCCAGGACATATCTTTCCAACATCGAATTTTCCCCTATGGATGCCTCCCGCTCGGATCCGCAATTTCTTTACGAGTTGCTGCAAGCGGTTATTGAGGCCGGAGCCACAACTCTGAATATTCCGGACACCGTAGGTTACGCCATGCCCGGTGAATTCGGCGGGCTCATCGAAGGCATCATCAAGAATGTTCCGAGTATCGATAAGGCGGTTATCTCCGTACACTGCCACGACGACTTAGGTCTATCCGTTGCCAATAGCCTGGAAGCGGTCAGGCGCGGCGCCCGCCAGGTTGAGTGTACGGTGAACGGCATCGGGGAGCGGGCTGGCAATGCCGCCCTGGAAGAAGTAATCATGGCCATCCGGACTCGGCCGGATTATTACGACGTCACGACCTCGATAAATACCGAACTTATCTATCCTACATCCAGGCTGGTTAGTCAGCGCACTGGTTTTTCGGTGCAGCCCAACAAGGCGGTGGTGGGAGGCAACGCCTTCCGCCATCAGTCCGGGATCCACCAGGACGGTGTCATCAAGATGCCCAAGACTTACGAGATCATGGACCCCCGCACAGTCGGAGTGCCCGCTTCATCGCTCGTTCTGGGGAAATCTTCAGGCCGCCATGCTTTCAAAGAGCGCCTGGCTGAACTCGGGTACAATCTTTCCGAGGCGGACTTTGACCGTGCTTTCGCGGCTTTCAAGGAACTTGCCGACAAGAAAAAAGAGGTCGCCGACCGCGATATCGAGTCGCTGGTTGCCGAAGAGCAGCGCACCCTGGTCGAAGCTTTCCACCTTGACCGTTTGCAGGTAACCTGCGGTGATTGCGGTTTGCCGACGGCGGCGGTCAGATTGATTGACCCAAACGGCAAGGTCCTCGAGGATGCCGCCCTGGGCACCGGCCCGGTGGACGCAGTGTACAAAGCCATTAACCGCCTGGTGGGCGTGCCGAACCGTTTAACAGAATTTTCGGTGACCTCCATTACCGCGGGCATCGACGCCATCGGAGAAGTCTTCATTCGTATCGATAGTGAGGGAGTATCGTATTCCGGGCGCGGCGCCGATACCGATATAGTCGTATCCTCAGCTAAAGCTTATATGAACGCGCTCAACCGACTTCTGGCAGTGAGGAAGAACGGCCAGGGCAAGTCCTTTATGCCGCAAGATTACCATGCCTGA
- a CDS encoding MgtC/SapB family protein, translating to MPDELVMIFRLVLAGALGAIIGFNREKAGKPAGIRTLALISIGAALFTMLSIFAFETADQARLAANIVTGIGFLGAGAIILRREQGIIEGMTTAATIWVMAAIGVAAGSGKYFVAVAAAVIVLLVLVLPHNERGSKKE from the coding sequence ATGCCTGATGAACTAGTAATGATATTCCGGCTGGTCCTGGCTGGAGCCTTAGGCGCGATAATTGGGTTTAACCGCGAGAAGGCAGGTAAACCTGCCGGAATCCGCACCCTGGCGCTGATCTCGATTGGCGCCGCCCTTTTCACCATGCTCTCGATTTTTGCTTTTGAAACGGCTGATCAGGCCAGGCTTGCTGCCAATATCGTCACTGGTATCGGTTTTTTAGGCGCAGGGGCAATCATCCTCAGGCGCGAACAGGGCATCATTGAAGGAATGACTACCGCCGCCACCATCTGGGTAATGGCGGCGATCGGGGTCGCGGCTGGTTCCGGTAAGTATTTTGTCGCCGTCGCCGCTGCTGTAATCGTCCTTTTGGTCCTGGTGTTGCCCCATAACGAGCGAGGGAGTAAAAAAGAGTGA